GACTGGGCTGGCGGGCGAGATAAGGAAGCATTGTGCGCTGGTGAATAGCCCAAACCAAAGGGAATAAGCAGTGTTAGCCCAAACAAACAGAAAAGGAAGCATGCCTCGGTGCAATGTGATTATGAATAGGAGATATTCAACTAACATACTTCACATTTTATTCAATGATAATTTACATATCTCTATTTTACCTTTTGGAGACTAATTTGCACCTTCATATCTATTATCCTTGCATTACGTTTACGctgttttctttgaaaaaaatgttcatcCCCAAATTCTGAATTCTCGCACTCATCCAAAACACTTAAACCGACATTGATCATCACTTGAACCCCAATCAAAATCGTAGAAGGAGTTTACATGTTTCGTTTAGAGATATGTAAATAGTATTTGCAAAATTAGGTACATTTAAAAGGTCACTCGTGTAATTAAATCTCTCAATAAGTGGCTTTAATCTTCGTCCACCTGTATATCCTATCATTAGAGTACAAGGGGACGAGGAAAAGAGGAATTATAATTGGGCTTTAATGCTCAAGTTTGAAGATTTTTAAGGTTCTTGTTTTCAGTGCCATTTGACCCTGGAAATGACTCGTACATTCAATTATCATATTGCCCAgaaacataaaagagaaaaaaaaaactaggaaaaagaaaacgaaaaattgAATTATCACCTTGAGAGGAATAGATGGCACCATCAAAGTGATAAGCttcaaaaagggaaagagaattgccAGTCTAATGAAGAACGACCATGAGGAGGTTTCATGTGCAGTTGTGTCTAGAGGACTAGGAAGTTGTGATCCTCAGACATTTTAGCCGCATTTTTTAGAGAACTTCAGGTGCAACGGTAGCATTTCTTTGGCATATCGAGTAGTTTTGGTATGATGAATATAGAGCATGTACAATCTTAAATAAGAACGGCAATTATAGCAAACATTACTATGCCCCTTTTTTGCACCCGCAGACTTCTCCGTCCACTGAACAACGATAATCCGTCGTCacttttaattatgaattatgaCCAAGAAAGGAGAATTTAAAGgcatttatttctgaaaaacacaaacaaatgggactaaatatgtgaaattgatcaTAGATGCATTTCCTAACTTATATTTCATGGTTAGAGTTGTCAAATGGAtgaattatatttaataaatgggtcatacaATAATATGGGGGTTAAATGGattcataatttaatttaaactctctctctctctctctctctctctctctctctctctctctcattcactTGATATTGCCtctaaatttgtaattttagtGATGTAAATTTGATCGGATATGAGTCATTACAATTGTATTGTACAGAAAtatatcaaaatgaaaatgaggcAATTTGAATTAGGCCATTTTCGACCAAACTCGCCTATTTCACAGGTTTATATGGGATGGAGCTGCCTGCGTACATGCTAACTAAAGTCTTAATATTTTGGTCTTGTTATGGTCTATATGGTGATGGTACTGAGGACATTGAATCTAGGTGCTTTTCCACGCTGAAAATGGCGCTTTATCCTAATTCCCATATcgttagtttttaaaaaatttatttcgcTCGACGCAGAtagaaaataatgatatttctcCTAACGATGCTGTTGCCAACGCATTTCCTATTAGTAAATAATATCGTATAAGCCCTCGTGCACAGGTAACAAAAttatatcattaaatatttcTAGCAAAGTGACTCCGTAAaggctgcttttttttttttttaaaataatcctAAGGCCTGATCGTAATTAGCCAACAAACCGGAGAAGTATTAGCACAGCCACTAAACACTGTAATCCAATCGAAATTTGAGTTTCCTAGGACGGAGTTCCACAATCATTAAGTTCAGACTTATGCATATCCTTAAAAAGTTTCATCTTAGTTCCAACAGGATAAGTACGATTCAATTTTGAAGCTGCATAAGTACTGATTTTTATTTGCAGTGCTCTGCCTTAAATAGAAGTTCAATTCCATAATTCAAAGACTTTGAAGAGAAAATCCCGCCACATGACCCGAGTGCAGAGGCATTGGTGGCGGAGCGCACGCTTCGTTACACCGTATCCCCCAATTCATGGATAAATTTCCCCTTTCTTCATATTGAACATCTTCGTTTTTTCCTAACTTGACTTATAGCCAGTATAATCAACTATAATGAAGACCTAAAGGGATTAGTTGATGTATATCTTTAGCGGAAGTAGAGGTCAATAATGTAGGGGCGTTTCACTTGGCCCGAAGGTCAATGGGCAGACTTGGACTCTGCGCTACTGCTTACAGGAGAATATTCGATGCGCGCAACTTTAGCGTAGGCTCGGCCCGAGCATTTCGTGTGAAAAAAGGGTTTCAAATCATCACAGCGTccgaataatttttttaaagatttagtacTAGGGGTGGCCGTCTAGACTTGCCCATTTGAATAGTTTTAATTTTAGCATCGATGCGATCTCAAGCACCAGCTCCGCTTAGTCGTTTAGCAATATATATAGAGACACAACCACATACATACACACACCACATTAAAGCATCTAAGATGGTTTTGTGTTACTGAGCGAGCATTATCCATTTTTCCAAGGACAGTACTACATGGCAAAAAGGTTGGGGCCAACTGCCCTCACTCTCTTCTTAAaatatgcatcatgtcatgttTGTAAACAAAATAATATGCAATAATGCCTCCCacaaatttttatgaaaaatcactTTTTTAGTTATCTTTTTATTGTCAACGCATAAATTTTCACCTAAAGACTTCTCATAAATTTCGTAAGAAAATTACAATTCGAATTCGTCAATGACAATGGGGTTTGACCTCCAAACAAAAATGATGATTCTGCATAGTCTTGTATTCGCATTCTTTATTGCATTTCTTTGCATTGATATATTAGATACATTTATGTTTAGGAGTAGCATGTTCGCATTGAATAAAACATAATTCACTTTATTAGAATTCGTGCAAACTAGCCCAACATGCGACCCCATTCGTTGTGCAGAATTGGATGAACTTCTAAGCCCGATCCAAGCTTCGCTCTGGACCCAAGAGTTCTAGCCCAATCCACAGCTTAAACCAAGTACGGCCCTtgtccctctctccctcttgaTTCGGAGTCATCGGCGTTCTCTTTTTGCTAAATCATCACTCTATCTTTAACGCAAGCAACGAAGCAGAATTTTCAAGGTAGAAATCTAGATCACTGAAGTTACTCTAGTAGTCACCCTTCTCACTTGAGAAAAGAGGGGTGGGGATTCCCCGCCTTCTCTGGTATTGGGATCGGGACATGTGAATGAAGAAACATGATTTTGCAACCTGTGCATAGCACATAACACGCATAGTTCATAAAATAGATATAACACACACAGATCATGGATTGCACGACTTGCCCACTTGCCTCCACTATACTCAGCTCGCTttctcctctcctccctctcttcttgtTCTGCTGCCAGAACCTCTTACTGATGTCTCACGTTCATTTTACCCTCCAGAATGCTTTGCGTCTCTTGTTGCTGGACATGAAGAAGAGGGCTGCCAACTATTCTTGAAGTCCTTTTCTACTCTAATGTTTCAAGGGTTGCCTTGATGATTTACTCCGTACATGGGTCTATAGCTATCCGTTCTACGAGATCGCTTGTTGATCTGGTCCCTCGGCATGTCATGGAGGCACTTTTTCTATCCGTTATTGTGTTATTCATATTGATCACTATGGTGCTAACCTTTGCTTCACTATGACTTGTAGGTCATCTAAGCTAGATTTGACAATAGTGCATCCCATACTTGAAGTCATTATCTTCTTACCATAGGTAGGAGCTATGAGATTTAGGGGACTGTCACCAACTGTTTTAAAGGTTTAAGTCATTAAACGAATGtgttgtttaatatttaattatttcacaAGTAGGAGGTGTGAAATTTGGTAGGATCGTCACTAATAATTTTAAAGGCTTAAGCTGTTAGACAATtgtatgatttaatatttaattattcccACTTTCCCTCACACTTAATCTAGTCTTTTTACCTAATGTTAAGCGatgacatatttaattggggaggcaaatgggACCTGAAAAGATTTATTCTTAAGACCTTTAACTCTGACACTATATGaaattttgttgaattattacaatctattctaaaagcttaaattattagatgaatggattttaccaaaaaaaaaattattagatgaatggATGGTTTAATAATTACTCTAACACTCCCCCCACGCATAATTTGATCTTTTTGCCTAAAACTAAGCatggacatatttaatttgtgATGCAAACAGGGCTTGTAAAGAGATCTCTAATTctgatatcatgtgagatttggTGGGAATGCTATCAATCGttcaaaaaacttaaattgttagACGAAAGCATGgttcaatatttaattattccaaTAGGAGGGACCATCAACGGGGGATATTTGAGGATAAAATTGGCAGAAAGCATTCTCCTCGGAGAAGGTATTCCCCAAGAAACGATGCAATAAGTCATTGGTCAGAAACCACATTCCTCTTATGTGTCTCTTGTCATGTAATAACATTGCTAAAACCTTCTTTGATTTGCATAGAAATATGGGCAATGTGGCTTTCCTTTAATATGCTCATATTTGAGTTCATTCATAAACTGCAACAACAAAAAGTGCAAGATGCAGCAGCATTTGGATGGTCAAAGTGACACCTCGAAGGTGATTGAAGTTAGAGAAAGATGAGGGAAATCTACGTCATCCCAATCCAAATATGCCCCTCTAAAGTAGGTTAGCGAAATCTTTTTGATATCTTAGCCATACTTTGTTTGAAAAATTTACCAAGTGTGTTCCTTAGAGGGTGTCTTGCTCATTTGATCTTGAAACTAGAAATGCAGTTAAAGTAAGGTAAGATATCAGTATGCCAGAGTGCCTCAATAATCGGGAGTTTGTCGTTTGTAAGGGAGAAAATAGTGGATATGTTTTGTGTGCCAACACAACAAATAAGAAGGCCATGAGGTTGcgacacatgtccaaagtaggTCCGATGTTACTATTTTGAaaattcttctcttctctctacGTGCTCTCTCTTCTGCCTCCCCTGCACGCTCTCTCCCCTCTCCTAGCAcgctctctctctatctctctctcttcagcgCCCCCTCTTTCTCCCACCAAGCCTCCGTCTAACCATCGCGGAGTGGCTCGTCGAACAAGCCACCATGCCCTTGTCCAATTGACTTACCACCATGCCCGATCGACGACAATGGCAAAGGCATCCTTTTAAGGGGAGCCGCACAGTGGTTCGTCGGACAAGCCACCACACCCTTATCCGACCAATGAACTTTGCGATGGTGGAAGTGGAGCGGTGTTGTGGCTCGTTTCTCTGACAAGAGCACAGTGGCTCATTGGACGtggtggggagagagagggcgGTGATGAGAGAGAGTCAAGTGAGAGAGCATGTCcgttgggggagggggagatcGCATgtagaggggagagagaggggagagaggagttttcaaattttaagttccaCATACAACGTGTGTTGTGTTTTTAAGGACTTTCTTATCTGTCACGCTGGCACACAAGATGTACcgaataatttctaatttctagATATGCTTTTCTTGTTTCATATATATTACCACTTTTggtgaattttgtttttcataatGACGTGGTTGTCTTTATTGATTCTTATGCGTCATGAtggtcatttttttattttttgaaattttttgaaattttttgcttTCCATACTTATATAATTGTCTTTTCTAGCTGCTTTCGTTGAGGTTGTCTTCCTCTCATGCCTTTTTTTATTCGGCGTCTTTTGAAAGACCATAACAATACATTCGTACAGATATTCATTTTCCTATGTTGCTCATTTTCTTACGTGTTTCATAGTTTCAGTAACTGCTAACAATCAAATTGCTATGTTTGATGATTACTATAAAGTTCCAAACATTGTCAAGGATTCGAGgagaattttattttctttacagATGTTTTTGACATGGTTGGAGGTTAATATAAACACGTGATGGAAGATGACAACGCCGAATTGTTGAGTTAGGAGGAAAAACTTAGCCTCTTCTATCATTTAAAACACACAAAAAAGCTGTTTTTAAGCACTTTATTCAAGCTCGTCATCTTTGGCCGTTTCAATGTAGTAATCTAGCTTTTTAAGAGAAATAACATGCTGACCTTGTGTGCAGTTATTCAATATGAAGATGTACCTGGAAGAGCAACTTCAAGAGGCAGATAGTCCATACTTTAAAATTCAGGAGCTCGACTTTTTCTCCCCTTGCCTGGTGTTATTTTGACATGACGGTACGTTCGGGATCAcacaaaagatcaagaaattcatcaaAGCATAACAGCGATATTCACCTTTGGAGATCATTTTGTAATTTCACCTCTATAATTCTTGTGTTCCTATTAACGTATCTTTTTTCTCCCAAATACGCTCacctcaaattttaatttttcacgCAAATCCAAAATACTCAAAACCAATATCGATCAAATCGCCGAAACCCCAAGCAAAATCGTAAAACGAGTTTTCGAGGAGTGACAACTTGGTAATttcgagggaaaaaaaatgaaagtaggTAAATGGTCGATCCTCTTGTGTCATTAATCTCTTCGGAAGCCGCTTTTGACTTCGTGCAAGTCTCTATCATCATAGTGCAAGAGGACGAGAGTATAAAAGGGGAACTTGTTAATGGGCTTTGTACTCAGTCTCTCACCAAAGCAGGCCCATCTCAGCCCAGCCCAAAAGGCACCACGAAAGCCCAAACCCGCAAACGCAgaaacaaaaccctaatttcccCAAGTCGGCTCCCCCGCTCGCCCTCCGTCGCCTACATAAAGCGAAACAAGGGCCTTCGTCTTCATCCCCATCTCCATCGCTCTCCCtgcctctctccctccctctgcAAATCTCTCTCCGTCTTGCTTCCCTCGGCGTCTTCATCTGGTGTTCCGCCTGTCCGGGTCGTCTTCAAATccatgccttcttcttcttcttcttcttcttcttcttgttattttttgtGGGTGCGAGTGCAGTGATGATGCAATTGTATGTGGACTAGAGTTTCTGATACTACTCGTAGTTGAAGACTAACCCTTGGCTGTCTGAGCACTCTCTCTTCGCTTCCCCATGATCTtgttattcttttctttgttctcccTTCCTTTCAAATCGCTTCCTTCATTATCGTACGTTTCGCagtaatttagggtttttattattgAGATTGGGCTTGTGATGATAAATCATTATATCTTAGCGGATTTCAGTGAGGCTTCATCGTCAATGATCTGATTGTTACACACACTGAAGCCCTTGTAGATTCTCGAATTTTACCCATCTTTTCGACGGCGATTTCTTCAGtccttttttatgttttgaaaataaagatcgATTCTTTTTTCTAGGTGTGGGATTGAGATTGCAGTGATGAGATTAAGGCACCCGAGGGGGTGTCGATGGGCAGTGGATCAATCCGTGAGCCCGAATTTATAAAACGACTTCTCCTTCCACTGAGCAACGATAATCCCTCaaaagtctttttctttttcaaaatctcTTTTCTGGATTTGGATTTAGACAAaagttttatgttttttctgattttgattgTTGGGTTTgagtatttaaaaatttaataatagttaaaaaatttgggGGCGCCCTTTTACCAATTCTGGGGGATGAACTGTTCCTCTTGGCATAATGGCTTGGGCGCTAGATCAGCATTGTGGCACTATCCTGATCGGTGGCTGAGTTCTCAGTGCCATTGGATCCTGGAAACGCCTCATACATTCCCTTCGGACAATAACATCAGAAATCTCGTCTGATCCTTTTCACATTTTAGCAACAGTTAAGAGTGAACAAGTATAGGTTGCTGTGGCATTTAGCCACACATTTAATAGAGAAATTGCTGTGGCATGTTGGGCAGTTTTGAGGAATGAAAAAGATCCCGGGCAAGTTTGATATGTGAATGACAATCACAGAAAAGATTGATCCGATGAACTTGTGGGTCGTGTTtgtcaaactttgaaatttaaaaGGTAACTGAACCAAGCAGCTTTTATTAAACACTGGATTTGACAGATAATCAAAACCGATTATGTTCATAACTAAAAGAGGGGCAAGCCTAACTAGAGTTGGATTACTTGGAAGGTCATAACATCAGAAAACTTGTGGGTCGTGTTTGTTAAACTTGGAATTTACAAGGTAACTGAACCAAGCAGCTTTTATTGAACATTGGATTTGACAGATGATCACAACCGATTATGTTCATAGCTAAAAGAGGGGCAAGCCTAATTAGGAGTTGGATCACTTGTAAGGTCATTACATCAGAAAATATTACTGTCGGTATTGTTCAGGCGGAGAGTTGCCATGCTCAGAAAATTTGACTTGATCCTCAAACAAACTGTGTAGTCTACTAGCCGTTTTACAGGCCAACCCATCAACGAAAGAGTAAGCACTTTTCTTCGGAAAATAGGTTTAAGGATGGGCGACCTAAAATGAAATTGCCTGCTAGCTTTCCAACCAGCGGAGCTTTAGAGGTCCCGACGGGCTGACGGAACACGATGACCTACAAGTATCGATCCAGGCACCAACACCACTGCTAGACAGACCGTCCTCCTCACCTCATTATGCTAACCTTGCCCATCCACTGAGCAAAGTCTTAATCGCCATACCTCATCTCGgacatttttcctttcaatacCACTAGTTCTAATTTGAAACCCATCTTCTTCAACTACTACAGAAATACAACCTTTGAATTCTAGACGAGAAAACAAGTATTTTAAACCAGCTTCTAGGATTCTGTTGACGCGTCCTGCTTAGGTGTGATAAACAACGATCTACCTTGAATAGCAGGAGCTTTACAACTTGTTACGCGAGTTACATGTACCAGGGAcgaaaaaattcaataaatgaagaTTAATTATAAACAATTTCCACTGTGCGGCATCCATGTAAAAATTATGTAGTCACATGTAAATCAGTCCTCAAAGGTCATCCAACAGAATTGTAACACATTTCATTTCTTCCATCCAAAGTAGATACCAGATAGGATAGCCACCCCAGCAACTGCGACACCCAAAGACGAGAGCACTTTGAAGGTAGAAACCGTCGGCTTTTTTGAAGGCATTTCCAGAAGATCCTTTACCTGGCACATGCAACAAAGCAAGTTAACATAAAAATCATatgcagaaaaataaataatcctAACACGATTTAGCATGTATAAACCATAAATTATTAAAACTAACCTCCACAGGCTGCTTCCAATGCTTCTTGATACCGCCAAGATGGCCTTTGCCAACAACTGCGACGACTGAACTATGTTCTCTGGCAACCTTTAACAATGTGTATGACATGTACCTAGCAGACAAATTATTAAGCTGCTAGTGATGCTAGTATCGAGCCAAGAATGGATGAGCTATCATATTAAGTCACTATAGCTAACAACGTCATCAAAATCTTCTAGAATCTAAACCATTGGCATCTACTTAAAGATCAAATAGAGTTGTAATTTTGAATGTGAAATTAATaacaatggaaaatgaaaaatggaaagtaaTAAAGTCTTTCATAGGGTAGATCTATTCAACGAAATGCTGAAATATAACGAGAATACTCACTGATCTCGCTCATGAACAAGTGTCTCCATTAGGGTGGGAAATTCCTTGCTCATTTCTTGAATCACAAGAGTCAACATGTCTACATCGTCCAGGTCCTTCAGCTAATGCAAAGAACCAGGAAAATCACCAACGTGGATTGACTTTTTATTGAAGCTCCATTATATATCATGCAAGAAGCACTTAGAAAATTCACAATGAGATATATGGAAATAAAGCTTACCATTTTATTAAGATCCTCGGGGCTCGGTAGGAAGACTGCTTGGAAAAGTAAGGAATACATTAACTTTGTCTTATGCCAGAGTGGCATTTTTGCCCATGTCCTTCGTAAGGTAACCTGTGGCGGTCATAGAAAAAGTCATAATAGAGATGAGAAAAGATATGGAGTTAAAAAGCACGAAATAAAGTAAATTGAGAAATAATGCTTTCATATATTTTTAGCATCTAAAAACTGCAATTCAAGATCAGTACTTAGGTAATTAAAACAGAAGGCAAACATGATTATCGTCCATGAAGATTCACAATGTCCATAAAAGCCAATTAGctactaaaaatgaaacaacaTAAGTTAGTTAAATTGACTTTTGGATTTTTAGCCCTCCTCTAGTGTAGGAAACCAACATGGTTGGCCTTCAGAATGGAATGCTTATGCTTTGCTGCTAATATTGTGCTGCATTTCCTTGGGAATAAGTTTCTGGAGAACACCCTAACTAATATTACATACTAAGCACCTCTCACATTGATTTCTGAGTATTAATCATTGAAGCCgataaactagaaaatatcATAGATGTTCTCTACAGTGATTACTCAGAACAACAACATGAACGCCTTAGAgtgaggaggaaaagaaagcaataccTGTACTGGGCGATCACCTAGTAGAACCTTGCCACCATACTTCATTGCTTCTTCAAATGCTACACGAAACTCAGCTCCAGGATAGACCTCAAGCTTATTAGCAACctaataaataatataagtgaGATCCAAAGAATATATGTTGAGTCCAGTTAAAAGAAATGCCAAAGGATATTGCAAACAGAATAATGCTGACATAAAATTTCAGTTCAAACCAGACAAGTCACGAGttaattggagaaaaaacatGCCTTGGCAAGGAACCAGCTATAAAGGATTCCAAATACATTGTGTTTTTTCTTGTACATTTCCACCATCTCTCCAAATGTAGGTACCTGGCAGACCATAAGAAAACATCCACAGATTGAGATGAAATCAAATTGATCCTTTAGATTTGAATCCAATGATACAGATCAAAAGAGCGTTCAATGTACACTAATGACATTAATTTCCATGCCTAAAAAATGCCACCAAAAATACGTTAAAATACTCTTCAGCTCGAGAATAATACTCAATATTTTGGTGCTTCTTCAGAAGTAAAACCAACAAGATGTGAATTAGAATTAAAGCATCAGGCTAGTAAATacatggaatagaaaagtaagactatgttaatgcaattCTCTAGTCATACAAAACAAGTAGCAGGCAACCTATTAAAAACTAACATCATCTGCTGattcataaatcaatttgagCGTAACTAAACTTTTTGCTCGTGGGAGGAACACTAAGCAAATGAAGCCTCCCATACAGGCTTGCAAGAACAAAACAGTAAAGAAACCAGCCAAGGACTGGGATAAATATTCATAGACCACACACCTTCAGATTCTGTGGTGTAAGCACAGCCGCTCGACTGTGGCATAACTCCAAAAATACCACCTGCGCTCAAACAGAAACACCAAATTTTCTCAAACTTCCTCAGGAACTGGAGGTAGTTCTGAAACGTGAACAATGCAATGCAGGCGAAATCCAAAACATTATCCATCCATCAATTAGCAAGAATAGGAAAACACCTCTGGTTTCAGGTAACTGATCACAGCTTCTACTTCTCTACATGATTCCTGCAACCAAACCCATATCAGTACATTTACAGCACAAACTCGCGTTGCCACAATAACATGAAACCGATACTAAACGAATTATGCATGGACAAATTAGGATTCCATGAATTCAATTCTCTTTCAATGCCACATTTTCTCATCAACCAAACATATCATCAGCCCAGATGCAAGAACTCAATTTCCAAGTCTCGCATCGATTTCCTCCCAATCCTCTCCCGAACAATCATCAGAATTCATTCCGAAGATTCCGATTTCTCATTCCACTCCAATCGATTCAAGAACGACATCAAAGTCGTCATGCTAAAGATAAACAGCCATAGATAATCATGACCCAAAATTCAGAGTCCGAAGCTTCACACCACTCACCTCGGAGACATGGGCCGTCCCAACCAGGAACACGTCGCAGGTGCCGCCCTCGGCCGAGGACTCGCAGTCGAGGACCACCACGCTCCTGGAGAGTTCCTCGGGAAGCGTCATCCTCCTCCGATCGGATCCCTCGCCGTCTCCgtcgccgacgccgc
The sequence above is drawn from the Eucalyptus grandis isolate ANBG69807.140 chromosome 11, ASM1654582v1, whole genome shotgun sequence genome and encodes:
- the LOC120289388 gene encoding traB domain-containing protein-like translates to MNRPTRYLLSSLLPPPAAAAAAAARTSHRPLLRFVSPSRPTARFSLSTTAPSKNRPIAAATTRPSASAATATMDPRPPEPDPNSGEDFVHIEDPDPNVESLGESFVGVDVAREVEVEDDGEEADRRSGGGGGGVGDGDGEGSDRRRMTLPEELSRSVVVLDCESSAEGGTCDVFLVGTAHVSEESCREVEAVISYLKPEVVFLELCHSRAAVLTPQNLKVPTFGEMVEMYKKKHNVFGILYSWFLAKVANKLEVYPGAEFRVAFEEAMKYGGKVLLGDRPVQVTLRRTWAKMPLWHKTKLMYSLLFQAVFLPSPEDLNKMLKDLDDVDMLTLVIQEMSKEFPTLMETLVHERDQYMSYTLLKVAREHSSVVAVVGKGHLGGIKKHWKQPVEVKDLLEMPSKKPTVSTFKVLSSLGVAVAGVAILSGIYFGWKK